A stretch of the Ochrobactrum sp. BTU1 genome encodes the following:
- a CDS encoding CTP synthase has translation MARYVFITGGVVSSLGKGIAAAALAALLQARGYRVRIRKLDPYLNVDPGTMSPYQHGEVFVTDDGAETDLDLGHYERFTGRPANQRDNITTGRIYRNIIEKERRGDYLGATVQVIPHVTDEIKNFILEGNDDYDFVLCEIGGTVGDIEAMPFLEAIRQLGNELPRNSAVYIHLTLMPYIPAAGELKTKPTQHSVKELRSIGIAPDILLVRADREIPASERRKLSLFCNVRESAVIQALDVSTIYDVPIAYHKEGLDNEVLAAFGIEPAPKPRMERWEGISHLLHNPEGEVTIAVVGKYTELKDAYKSLIEALQHGGIANKVKVNLDWIEAEVFESEDPSPYLEKVHGILVPGGFGERGAEGKILAAKFAREHKVPYFGICFGMQMACLEAARNLAGIENASSTEFGPTKEPVVGLMTEWLKGNMLEKRTKSGDLGGTMRLGAYDSTLKAGTRIAEIYGSTEISERHRHRYEVNVDYKDRLEASGLVFSGMSPDGVLPETVEYADHPWFIGVQYHPELKSRPFEPHPLFSSFIAAAMEQGRLV, from the coding sequence ATGGCGCGATATGTATTCATCACAGGCGGCGTGGTTTCTTCCCTTGGAAAAGGCATTGCCGCAGCAGCATTGGCTGCACTCCTTCAGGCACGCGGTTACCGCGTGCGTATCCGTAAACTCGACCCTTATCTGAACGTCGACCCCGGCACGATGTCTCCTTACCAGCACGGTGAGGTGTTCGTCACTGACGATGGTGCCGAAACAGACCTTGATCTGGGCCATTACGAGCGGTTCACCGGTCGTCCAGCAAATCAGCGGGATAACATCACCACCGGTCGCATTTACCGCAACATCATCGAAAAAGAACGCCGCGGCGATTATCTCGGTGCGACGGTTCAGGTCATTCCTCACGTCACGGATGAAATCAAGAACTTCATTCTTGAAGGCAATGACGATTATGATTTCGTGCTGTGCGAAATCGGCGGTACGGTTGGCGATATCGAAGCCATGCCGTTCCTCGAAGCTATTCGTCAGCTCGGCAACGAACTGCCACGCAACAGCGCAGTCTATATCCATCTGACATTGATGCCGTATATTCCAGCGGCAGGTGAACTCAAGACCAAGCCGACACAGCATTCGGTCAAGGAACTGCGTTCGATCGGTATTGCTCCGGATATTCTTCTGGTTCGTGCGGATCGCGAGATTCCGGCTTCCGAACGCCGCAAGCTGTCGCTGTTCTGTAATGTGCGTGAAAGTGCGGTTATTCAGGCGCTCGACGTCTCGACCATTTATGATGTGCCGATTGCCTATCATAAGGAAGGTCTCGACAACGAAGTGCTTGCAGCATTTGGTATCGAACCGGCACCGAAGCCACGTATGGAACGCTGGGAAGGTATTTCCCATCTTCTGCACAACCCTGAAGGCGAAGTTACCATTGCCGTTGTCGGTAAATATACCGAGCTGAAGGATGCTTATAAGTCGCTGATCGAAGCGCTGCAGCACGGTGGCATTGCCAACAAGGTCAAGGTCAATCTCGACTGGATCGAAGCTGAAGTCTTTGAAAGCGAAGACCCGTCGCCATATCTCGAAAAAGTCCACGGCATTCTGGTGCCAGGCGGCTTTGGTGAGCGTGGTGCGGAAGGCAAGATCCTTGCGGCCAAGTTCGCACGCGAACACAAGGTTCCATATTTCGGCATCTGCTTTGGTATGCAGATGGCATGTCTCGAAGCCGCGCGTAATCTCGCCGGTATCGAAAATGCTTCTTCGACCGAGTTTGGCCCGACCAAGGAACCTGTTGTTGGTCTGATGACCGAGTGGCTCAAGGGCAATATGCTCGAAAAGCGCACGAAGTCGGGTGATCTGGGCGGCACGATGCGCCTTGGTGCATATGATTCCACACTCAAGGCTGGAACACGTATCGCCGAGATTTACGGTTCGACCGAGATTTCTGAACGTCATCGTCACCGCTATGAAGTGAACGTTGATTATAAGGACCGTCTTGAAGCAAGCGGCTTGGTATTCTCGGGCATGTCACCCGACGGCGTTCTGCCGGAAACGGTTGAGTATGCTGACCATCCTTGGTTCATCGGCGTTCAGTACCATCCGGAACTGAAGTCGCGTCCGTTTGAGCCACACCCACTATTCTCTTCCTTCATCGCGGCTGCGATGGAACAGGGCAGACTGGTTTGA
- a CDS encoding L,D-transpeptidase translates to MSSRFILMAGIASLCIGLTGPSFAAGAEAELTAAATGVQQVAMANDAKEKPAKKKKKSASNAGAAKKVALNRYNIDPRYQAQTVSFTGYEAGTIVIDPAKYFLYLVESSTTARRYGIAVGKVGLEFKGTATVSAKREWPRWIPTKEMIERNPAQYGRYKNGMDGGPGNPLGSRAMYLFQGNKDTYIRIHGTTQPWTIGSPASNGCFRMTNDDILDLYDRVGMGAKVVVL, encoded by the coding sequence ATGTCTTCACGTTTTATTTTGATGGCTGGCATTGCAAGCCTTTGCATTGGACTTACGGGCCCAAGTTTTGCAGCTGGTGCTGAAGCCGAACTTACGGCTGCGGCAACGGGTGTTCAGCAGGTCGCTATGGCAAACGATGCCAAGGAAAAGCCTGCAAAGAAGAAAAAGAAGAGCGCTTCGAACGCAGGTGCTGCGAAGAAGGTTGCCCTCAACCGCTACAATATCGACCCACGCTATCAGGCGCAGACCGTATCCTTTACCGGTTACGAAGCTGGCACGATCGTCATCGATCCTGCGAAGTATTTCCTTTATCTCGTCGAAAGCTCGACCACTGCGCGCCGTTACGGCATTGCGGTCGGTAAAGTCGGTCTTGAGTTCAAGGGAACAGCAACTGTCAGCGCAAAGCGCGAATGGCCACGCTGGATTCCGACCAAGGAAATGATTGAACGCAATCCGGCTCAGTATGGTCGCTACAAGAACGGCATGGATGGCGGTCCAGGCAATCCACTTGGTTCGCGCGCCATGTATCTGTTCCAGGGCAACAAGGATACGTATATCCGTATTCACGGTACCACTCAGCCATGGACAATCGGCAGCCCGGCTTCGAACGGTTGCTTCCGTATGACCAATGACGACATTCTGGATCTCTATGATCGCGTCGGCATGGGCGCAAAAGTCGTCGTTCTCTAA